CTCGAAACAATCAAAAGTTGTTAAAGACTTGGGGGGAATCGATGCAACGACATGGACAACGAAACTGGCCATTCCAATACCTCATGCGGTATTGGAAAACACCCTGGCTTTATAATGGGACCAAGTTTCTGGATGCGATTTTCAGAATCATGAGACTCAAGGGCGGCGACTCGCAATGGGCTAAAGATAAGCGTAATAAGATCCTGAATACGCCTTCAATGTGATCTAAATTCCTCAGGCAACTCAATGATGGATTACAGGTTCAGTGAAACCCTTAAGTCCAATACTTCTTTAATCCATCATCATCTCCTAAAAGAGGATCCACTGGCGGTATTGGCAGTGCCGCAATATTCTCCAACACTTTTGGCCTTTCACCCGGGCGGCCATATTGCATATCCCAATCGAATCCGCGCGGATAAGCTCCAATCACTCCAAAGTCCGAACTTGAACCTTTATTGAAATGACCGACTCCAGCTGGAATTAGAACCACATCACCGGCCTTTAAAGTGAGAAGCTTACCTTGCTGCCCACCAAACAAGACTTTGGCGGATCCTCGAAAACATCCAAGGACCTCATGCGCAGTACTGTGATAATGATGAAAGGTGTAGATACCATTACGCCACATATTTGCCCAACCATTTGAAGCAAACCGATCCTCAATGGTTCCTCCTGGATCAGATCCATTTAAATCAAATACCTGAGAGTAGATTAACAGGGGCAGCGAATTATTCGGAATGGATCCGTCATCCTCAAAGCCAATTGGGGTAATTTTCACAAGCGCAGGAAATAAAAAAGGCCGGACAAGCCGGCCTTTTCAAAGTTTATCTTAAGTGGGGTCTATTGGACCGCATCTTTAAGGGCTTTGCCAGCGGAGAATTTAACCGCGTTGCGAGCAGGAATCTGAATTTCAGCGCCTGTTTGTGGATTACGGCCTGTGCGCGCATTGCGGCGAGACACAGAAAAGTTACCGAATCCAACTAAGGAGACAGCATTTCCCCCTGAGAGCGATTTGGTCACTGCTTCAAGAGTAGTGTCCAGGGCTTTGCCGGCGTCGGCTTTTGATATTCCAGCGCCTTCGGAGATAGCGTCTACAAGTTCAGCTTTATTCATTTTTGGTACCTTTCGATTATTTGAGGTTTGGATTGTTTAATGGTAAGCTAAGGGGTTGAGCAAAGACCCATTTTTCCCTGATTACAAGCGGTATTTAAGGGGTTTCGGCTTGTTGGAGGCAAAAAATGCTGAAAAATACCTATTTTTATGCCGAATCCAGCCCTAAACATCAAAAACCTCACTAAAACCTTCGGAGAGACCACGGCTGTCGATCGCGTATCATTGTCGATAAACACAGGGGAAATCTTGGGATTGTTGGGTGCAAATGGGGCAGGAAAATCAACCACGATGCAAATGCTCTTGGGCCTAATCAAACCGACCT
This genomic stretch from Opitutia bacterium ISCC 52 harbors:
- a CDS encoding HU family DNA-binding protein, which gives rise to MNKAELVDAISEGAGISKADAGKALDTTLEAVTKSLSGGNAVSLVGFGNFSVSRRNARTGRNPQTGAEIQIPARNAVKFSAGKALKDAVQ